The Blastomonas sp. SL216 DNA window ATTTCCTGACCTGGCTGCGCGCGGGCGAAGGCCAGCTGGTGGGAACGAGCCTCAACACGCGTTTCGACTATCGCGGCGCGGATTATGTCGCGCCCTGCTTCCTGCTGATCGGCAACGAGGCCCAGGGGCTTCCGCCGGCTTATGAGGCGGAATGCGATCTGCTGGTCAAGATCCCGATGCTGGGCAAGGCGGACAGCCTGAACGCGGCGGTCGCTGCCGCCGTCATGGCCTATGAGGTGCTTGCCCGGCAGGGCTGAGCATTTTCAAGCTGACCGTTGATGGTCAACGGCTCGGAAAACGCGACCACAAAAAGTGCAGAGCGCTTCAACACATTGTGAAAACGCTCTCACCCCGCCGAGAACGCCCGCATCAGTGGCGGAAATGGCGCATGCCGGTGAACACCATTGCCAGGCCGGCCTCGTCGGCTGCGGCAATCACCTCGTCGTCGCGCATCGATCCGCCCGGCTGGATGACGGCCGTCGCGCCCGCCTCCACTGCGGCCAGCAGGCCATCGGCGAACGGGAAGAAGGCGTCCGACGCGACCGAGGAGCCGACCGTGCGCGGCTCGCCCCAGCCATAGGTTTCGGCAGCCTCGCGCGCCTTGGCGGCGGCAATGCGCGCGGAATCGCGGCGGTTCATCTGGCCCGCGCCGATCCCGGCGGTCGCGCCATCCTTGGCATAGACGATGGCGTTCGACTTGACGTGCTTGGCCACCGTCCAGGCGAACAGGCAATCGGTCAGTTCCTGTTCGGTCGGCGCGCGCTTGGTGACGACCTTAAGGTCTTCGCGCGTGATCCGCCCATTGTCGCGCGACTGCAGCAGCGCACCGCCCGCAATCGTGCGCAGCGCGATGCCGCCGCGCGCCGGGTTCCAGAGCTCGCCGGTCAGGATCAGCCGCAGGTTCTTCTTCTTCGCGAACACCGCCTTGGCCGCATCATCCGCATCGGGTGCGCACACGACTTCCGTGAAGATATCGCTGATCGCCTCTGCGGTCGGCCCGTCGAGCGGACGGTTGACCGCGATGATGCCGCCGAACGCCGACACGCTGTCGCATTGCAGAGCCGCCTTGTAGGCGCTGACCAGGTCGTCGCCGCTGGCCACACCGCACGGGTTGGCATGCTTGACGATGACCACGGTTGGCGGGCCGTCGCGGAATTCGGCGACCAGTTCCAGCGCGGCATCGGCGTCGTTGAGGTTGTTGAAGCTCAGCTCCTTGCCCTGAACCTGCCGGTGATCGGCGAGCGATCCACCCGGCGCGAAGGCGGGCAGGTAGAGTGCAGCGCTCTGGTGCGGGTTCTCGCCATAGCGCAGCGCCTGGCCCTTGCGGAACGGGACCGAGAGCTTCTCGGGATACATGTCGCCCTGATCGGCAAAGGCGAACCAGCTGGCGATCATCGCGTCATATTCGGCGGTGGCGGCATAGGCCTTGGCGGCCATCTTGCGGCGGAAGGCCAGCGTGGTGGCGCCGCCGCTTGCCTGCATTTCCTCGGTCAGCGTCGCGTAATCGGCAGGATCGGTGACGATCGTGACG harbors:
- the purH gene encoding bifunctional phosphoribosylaminoimidazolecarboxamide formyltransferase/IMP cyclohydrolase; amino-acid sequence: MTDIAIKRALLSVSDKSGLAELGATLAAHGVELVSTGGTAKALRDAGLTVRDISEITDFPEMMDGRVKTLHPMVHGGLLAVRDNAEHVAAMEAHGIGAIDLVVVNLYPFAATVAKGAERDEIIENIDIGGPSMVRSAAKNHAFVTIVTDPADYATLTEEMQASGGATTLAFRRKMAAKAYAATAEYDAMIASWFAFADQGDMYPEKLSVPFRKGQALRYGENPHQSAALYLPAFAPGGSLADHRQVQGKELSFNNLNDADAALELVAEFRDGPPTVVIVKHANPCGVASGDDLVSAYKAALQCDSVSAFGGIIAVNRPLDGPTAEAISDIFTEVVCAPDADDAAKAVFAKKKNLRLILTGELWNPARGGIALRTIAGGALLQSRDNGRITREDLKVVTKRAPTEQELTDCLFAWTVAKHVKSNAIVYAKDGATAGIGAGQMNRRDSARIAAAKAREAAETYGWGEPRTVGSSVASDAFFPFADGLLAAVEAGATAVIQPGGSMRDDEVIAAADEAGLAMVFTGMRHFRH